The region TTTCCAAAAGGGGTTTCTATAGCATCAAAAGCTACTGTTCCTACAATTAATAACTTGCTCATTTACTTTATTTTAAAATAGGGGGCAAAGATACTATTTTAGTTGCAGAGTTGCAAAGAATTAAAATTACAAAATTGATTCAATCTTAACTTTTATAATTCTTAAAAATATAAATCCAAATCATACGTGACAATCTGATATTAAATGAAGTTAGCAACAACAATACCACCATTATAATTGGGAATATTTTTAAATCAAATGTTTTCTCAAAAAAAGGTCGGATAATAAAATAAGTTATTAAAGCTTCTGCTACTCCAATAGCATAACTAACGAACATAGCACCAAAGAAAAAACCTGGTTCTTTTTCAAAAGTAAAACCACAATGTGAACAAGCTTTATTCATTTTAGGAAAACCTAAACTAAAATAAAAACTCTTATCTGCAAAAACAGTACCTTGAGCACAATTCGGACATTTATTGGTAAAAATATTTTTTATTGTTGACCACATCTTTCATTTTTTTTACAAATATAAAGACATCGATTTAGAAAAAATAGGCTTATTTTCGCAATTAATAAAACAAAAAAGACATTTTGAAAAATTATCCTATATACGAAATTCAAAAATTTAATTGTAATGAATTTCAAGACGAAGTCTATGTCAATACTTTTAAAAAACACTTAGTAAAAAACAGTTTTGTAGAAAAATCACATAGCCACAACTTTTATTTAGTGGTTTTTTTTACGTCTGGTTCAGGGAAACACACGGTTGATTTTGAAACCTATACCATTTCACCGAACACTGTTTTTATACTTCAACCGGGTCAAATTCATAGTTGGGAACTCTCCGAAGATATTGATGGATATATTTTATTTTATACCCATACCTTTTATCATTTGCATTTTGCAACAAAACGCATGGAACAATATCCCTTTTTTAAATCACTTACCAATCATCCGAAAGTAGAACTTCAGCGAAATGCTACAACAAAAATTGGGGATTATTTTAATGAGTTGATTTCGGAATATCAACATCATTTTCAATATAAATTGGATAAAATGAAAACTTTAATTGATTTACTCCTAATAGAAATAACTCGAAATTACCAAACTACAGAAACACACCAAAGTTCAACTTACCAGCAAAAATTAGCACAATTTGAAAAACTTTTAGAAATTCATTACAAAACAGAAAAGGCCCCTATTTTTTATGCCAACCAACTCCATATTAGTTTAAAACATTTAAACCGAATTAGTAAAGAAGTACTCAATCAAACGGTAACAGAAATCATAAGAAGGCGAGTAATCTTAGAAAGCAAACGAATGCTCACTTTACGCCAATTTAGTATTAGTGAAATTGCTCATGCTCTTGGATTTGAAAGCGCCTCTTACTTTTCTAAACAGTTTAAAATTCAAACAGGAATGCAACCTAAGGAGTTTGTTAAAAACACACTATAACAAACCTTGTTCCTCTCGTTCATAATAGGTATCAATAGATAACTTTTCTTGTTGAGACGCCATTACCGCTAATTGATCGCATCGTTCGTTTTGTGGGTGGTTGTTATGACCCTTAATCCATTGAAATTTTACTTGATGTTTACGATATATTTTCAAAAAACGCATCCATAAATCCGGATTTTTTTTGTCTTTGAAGTATTTTTTTTCCCAACCAAAAACCCAACCTTTTTCTACTGCATCAACTACATATTTAGAATCAGAAACAACTAAAACGGATGTGTTTGGATTTTTTAGCTTTTCTAACCCAACAATAACTGCTAATAATTCCATTCTATTATTGGTAGTTAATCGAAATCCTTCATAGAATTCTTTTTTATAAGACGTTCCAGCTAATTCCATAACCACACCATACCCACCTGGGCCTGGGTTCCCTTTAGAAGCACCGTCTGTATATATATAAACTTGGTATTGCATATATTTCTTATTGTCCTGCTGAATTTATTTCAGCATCTTTCTATTCTATCAAACTTTCAATTACTTTAGGGAAATGCTCCATTTCTAATTCGTGAATTTTTAGTGCAATTTCATCTGCAGATTGACAGTTTTCAATAGAAACCGCTTTTTGAAATATAAACTCACCTTCATCATAGTGCTCATTAACAAAATGAATAGTTATACCGGTTTCTTTTTCATTATTTTCCAAAACGGCTTGATGTACATGCCTACCATACATACCTTTTCCGCCATATTTAGGTAATAATGCAGGATGAACATTAATGATTTTATCAGGGAATTTTGCAATTATGGATTCAGGAAATTTTAATAAGAATCCGGCTAAAACTATTAAATCGGGTTGAATTTTTTGTAATTCTTCTAAAACTTTACCTTCATTTAATTCCGATTTAGTAAATGTAAAAGTAGGTACAGCTTGACTTTTTGCTCTATCTAAAACTTTGGCATGTAGATTGTTAGAAAACACTCCAACTACTGTTCCTTGATTTGAATTTTTAAAATGTATAATAATGTTTTCGGCATTGGAACCATTACCTGAAGCAAAAAGCACAATCTTTTTCATTGTTGTTGTATTGTTTAGCGATTGTTTAGACCCAAAATGAAAATAAATTGGTCAAAAATCATGTAATTTTCATTACGCAAAAGAAAAAAAATTAAATTAAAAAACCACTGAAAAAGCTGAAAATTTAGGTCATTGGAAATATTTTTTATAAATTAGTAGTTATATTTACTAACAAAAATGTTGTTTTAAAATAAAGTTTTTTATTTTTGCCAACAAATTAAAATTAAAATTTAAGATTATGTCAGACATTGCATCAAGAGTAAAAGCGATTATCGTGGACAAATTAGGTGTTGACGAAAACGAAGTTGTAGCAGAAGCAAGCTTCACTAACGATTTAGGTGCTGATTCATTAGACACTGTAGAGCTAATCATGGAATTCGAAAAAGAATTTGATATTCAAATTCCAGACGATCAAGCGGAAAACATTGCTACTGTAGGTCAAGCAATTTCTTACATCGAAGAAGCTAAGAAATAATAACTTTCACATCCGTATAATTTGTTTTGTGCGGATGTTGTTATTTTTCTTCTATTTTTAAAAATCTTTTTTATAGATTTGTAAAAAACATTGATTGTATTACAATCATTTAAATAAGACATTATGTAATACCCATTGTTTCTTTTAAATTTTATTAAAAGCACTATGGGTTTTTTTATATAACTAAAACCAAATTTTATGCAACTAAAACGTGTAGTAGTAACAGGACTTGGAGCGCTAACTCCTATTGGTAATAACTTAGAGGAGTATTGGCAAGCTTTGATTAGTGGAAAAAGCGGTGCGGCTCCTATCACCTATTATGACACAGAAAAACATAAAACTAAATTTGCTTGCGAAGTTAAAAACTTCAACGTTGAAGATTACATTGACAAGAAAGAAGCAAGAAGAATGGACAAATTTGCTCAATATGCTATTGTAGCAAGTGATGAAGCTATAAAAGATGCTGGTTTAGTTTTAGAACAATTAAACAAATATAAAGTTGGTGTAATTTGGGGTGCTGGAATTGGTGGTTTAGAAACGTTCCAAGAGGAAGTTTTAAATTATGCTAAAGGAGATGGAACACCGCGTTTCAATCCATTCTTTATCCCTAAAATGATTGCTGATATTGCTCCAGGACATATTTCTATGAGAAATGGATTTATGGGTCCAAACTATACCACTGTTTCCGCTTGTGCTTCTTCAGCAAATGCTTTAGTAGATGCATTCAACTACATTCGTTTAGGTATGTGTGATGTTATTGTATCTGGTGGATCTGAAGCTGCGGTTACAATTGCAGGTATGGGAGGATTTAACTCCATGCAAGCATTATCAACAAGAAACGAATCTCCGGAAACTGCTTCTAGACCGTTCGATGCAACCCGTGATGGTTTCGTACTGGGTGAAGGTGCTGGTGCATTAGTTTTGGAAGAATACGAACATGCAAAAGCACGTGGAGCAAAAATATATTGTGAAGTAGGCGGTGGTGGTTTATCATCAGATGCTTACCATTTAACTGCTCCTCATCCCGATGGAATTGGTGTAATTGCTGTAATGCAAAACTGTTTAAATGATGCCGGCTTAAAACCTGAAGACATCGACCATATCAACACACACGGAACTTCAACACCACTTGGAGATGTTGCCGAATTAAAAGCAATAAGTGCTGTTTTTGGTGAACATGCTAAAAACATCAATATCAATTCTACCAAATCGATGACAGGACACTTGTTAGGGGCTGCAGGGGCTATTGAAGCTATTGCATCTATCTTAGCGATTAAAAACGGAATCATTCCTCCAACAATTAACCATAGCGTAGTGGATGAAAATATTGACCCATCCTTAAATTTAACTTTGAATAAAGCTCAAAAAAGAGAAATTAAAGTAGCTATGAGTAATACATTTGGTTTTGGCGGACACAATGCTTGTGTGTTATTCAAAAAATTAGAAGAATAAATTTACATGCGTCGCATCATAAAAAAAATATTAAAAAAATCCCCTTCTTCAGATCAAGACGGGGTTTTTTTTGATAAAATTCATACAATATTAGGCTTCAAGCCCACTACTTTGAGATATTACGAAAAGGCATTTACCCATCGTTCTGCTAATAAATTAGACGATAAAGGAAATCAAATTAGCTACGAGCGTTTAGAATTTTTAGGAGATGCCATGCTGGGGAGTGTAATTGCTGCTCATTTATACAATGAAGTCCCATCTGGTGATGAAGGATATCTAACCAAAATGCGCTCTAAAATTGTAAGTAGAGAACACTTAAATGAATTAGGACGCGATTTCAATTTAATTCAATTTGTTGAGAGTAAAGTCAATCCCCAACATTTTGGAGAAAACATCCATGGTAATATTTTTGAAGCTTTTATTGGTGCAATTTATTTAGACAGAGGTTATACGTATTGCGAAAAATTCATCCATAATAAAATCATTAAACCTTATGTTGATATTGCTAAATTAGAAGGCAAAGTAATCAGTTACAAAAGTTTAATTATTGAATGGTGCCAAAAAGAAAAAAAATCGTTTAAGTTTGATGTTTATGAAGACAACGGTAAAGAAGGCATGAAATTTTTCGGAGTTAAACTTTACATAGACGAAAAAGTAGTATGTAAAGCTCGTGCAACTTCAAAGAAAAAGGCAGAAGAAACGGCAGCAAAACGTGCCTATTTTGTTTTTCAAGAAAAAATTTCCAGAAAAAACAATTAACTTTTTATCAACTAAAACGTTTTAGTTTCGTTTTTAATAATTTGATAATCAATTTTTTTTACTTTTTCACAGTTTTATATTCTATCTTTACTAACAATTTAAAATCAATGGCGAATTTAAAATTAACAATTGATGATTTTTACTCAAGCGATTTTGAGCTTATTGCCATTCATTCGACAGTTGAAGATTTTAAATTAGCTTATTTAATCAATAAAAATTTAGAACTCTCCTTAAGTAAAAATAGTAAAGAAGTTTCTATTCAATCTACAAATGGAATTGGTTATTTTTCTTGGTTTTATTTCGATGATTGTAAACATGATTTAAGCTGGAATTTGTTATCAAATAAAACATTTGTTGCTAATTCAAACACACCTGTTGGATTATTTAATGAGGATCAAATAACTTTTCATTTGATTCCTGAATTAAAAAAAGCAGATTACTTATTAAAGATTGAAAATCTAGACGAACGATTCAACACACAAAAAGTTATTGAAAACTTGACCAAAATAAACCAAATATCAACCAGTTATATTGTTGATATTGACAATATTAAATCGATAAACAATTTAATTTTTTAAAAAAATGCATACCAGTAAAAAAACAAAAATTGTTGCCACGTTAGGACCAGCATGCAGCACAAAAGAAGTAATGAAAAACATGATTGATGCCGGTGTAAATGTGTTTAGAATTAACTTTTCTCATGCAGATTATACAGATGTAAAAGAAAAAATAGACATTATAAGAGAATTAAATAAAGAATTTGGTTATACTACTTCTATACTTGCTGATTTACAAGGTCCAAAGTTACGTGTTGGCGTAATGAAAGAAGATGTAATTGTTTCTAAAGGAGACATTATCACTTTCACTACTGCTGAAGACATTCTAGGAACAGCTGAAAGAGTTTACATGAATTACAAAGAATTTCCTTCAGATGTAAATCCTGGTGAACGTATATTATTAGACGATGGAAAACTTATTTTTAAAGTAATAGAAACCGATAAGAAAACAGAAGTTAAAGCGGAAGTTGTTCAAGGTGGACCTTTAAAATCAAAAAAAGGAGTAAACCTACCAAATACCAAAGTTTCTTTACCTGCTTTAACACAAAAAGATATTAAAGATGCTGTTTTTGCTATTGAAAATGAAGTAGATTGGATTGCGCTTTCCTTTGTTAGAACTCCAGAAGATTTACAAGATCTTAAAGACTTAATTGCGCAACATTCTAGCCATAAAATTCCAATTGTGGCAAAAATTGAAAAACCAGAAGCGGTAGAAAACATCGATAAAATTGTTATAAACTGTGATGGTTTAATGGTTGCTCGTGGCGACTTAGGTGTAGAAGTTCCGGCGCAAGAAGTTCCTTTAATTCAAAAGAAATTAATTTTAAAAGCTAAAACCGCTCGTATCCCTGTAATTGTGGCAACTCAAATGATGGAAACCATGATTACCAGTTTAACTCCAACAAGAGCAGAAGTAAACGACGTTGCCAATTCTGTAATGGATGGTGCAGATGCAGTGATGCTTTCTGGGGAAACTTCTGTAGGGAATTATCCTGTTCAAGTTATTGAAACCATGACCAGTATTATTGAAAGTGTAGAAGATTCATCACTAATACAAGTGCCTCACATAGCACCTAATATTAGAAACAATCGTTTTATCACTAAATCGGTTTGTTTTCATGCTGCGTTAATGGCAGATGATATCAATGCCAAAGCCATTACCACTTTAACAAATAGTGGCTATACCGCATTTCAAATTTCGGCTTGGCGACCAAAATCACACATTTTAGTGTTTACTTCAAATAAACGTATTTTAACTCAATTAAACTTATTATGGGGTGTGCGTGCATTTTATTACGATAAATTTGTAAGCACAGATGATACCATTGAAGATATTAATGCCATCTGCAAAGAACGCAAGTATGTAAAAAAAGGCGACATGGTCATTAACCTAGCCGCCATGCCAATTGCAAATAAAGGTATGGTAAACACCTTGCGTGTGTCAGAAGTAGAATAATACTAAAGGAAGCTAAAATGGCTTCCTTTTTTTTTGGAGCACCACCTCATCTTATGCTTCACTTCATCTCCTGCTGTCCGCACTACACGGTAGTTTGCTTCCATCAGGGCTAGAAAACAAGTAGCTCATTTCATAAAAAAATTCATATATTTGTAACAAAATACTTAACAAACAACACACGCAAATACGAATCCAAACACATGAAAAAAAGCTTCTTATTACTTTTCACGCTCCTTTCCTATCCAACAATAGGACAAAACAAAAACACCCCTTCTACTGATAAACAAATTGAAGAAATTAAAGTGGTTAAAACAAAAAAAGCAATAGAACACAAAGCTGATCGTACTATTTTCGATTTCGCTTCCCAATCACATTTAAATTCAGGAACAGTAATGGAGGGATTAAAAAAATTACCTGGGTTAATTGCTTCTGATGTAGCCGGAATGATGTACCAAGGTAAATTATTAGATGTGTATCTAGACAGTAGACCTTTAAATATTTCATCAAATGAATTAACTGCATTTTTAGAGGGCATGCCGGCTAATTCTGTGGAACGTATTGAAATTATTACACAACCTGGCGCCGAATTTCCAGCCACTTCTGGAGGTGCGATTTTAAATATTATTACAAGCAAAAATGCAAAAAAATACCTTAGTGCTACCTATACGAATAGTTCAAATTTTACAAATTACAATGATTTTCGTTTACGCACTAATAATAGTATTTTACTAAATGCTAGAAACAAGTATTTTGCTTGGCAATTCAATGTTGGACAAAATTATCGAGAAGCAGCACAATGGAATAAAGTAGAAAATAAAAGCACAACAACCACTTTACTTTCTAATACACTTGCCGATCGTTATATAAGAGGTAATTATGCCAAAACAGCTTTAACTTTTGACTTTAAAAAGGATCGAATGATTCTGAATTATGATGTCAATTACAACAACAACACCAGTTACACTTCGGGAGAAGGATTCAATTTTAATTCGGATGATTTATCAAACACAAAATATTTCAGACAAAGTGCTGCATGGACGTATCAAAAAAGATTTAATGATAAGAATAAAAAACTGGATTTCCTTTTTAATTATACTAACAATCATTCCGATTTTAATTTTAGATCTAGATTAAACAACCTAGCTCTTTTAGACAATACTTCAAATCAAGATTATTATAACTTTAAAATCGATTTTTCACAACCTATTAAAATTCTAGATGAAGGCAAAGTAAGCGTGGGAACCTTATATGATGAATTACATTTTAATACAAAAAGTCAAAATATAACGAATTTAAACTATAGTAGAAGAACTGCAGCTACCTATTTAGAATTTCAAGCAAAGT is a window of Flavobacterium indicum GPTSA100-9 = DSM 17447 DNA encoding:
- a CDS encoding DUF983 domain-containing protein; amino-acid sequence: MWSTIKNIFTNKCPNCAQGTVFADKSFYFSLGFPKMNKACSHCGFTFEKEPGFFFGAMFVSYAIGVAEALITYFIIRPFFEKTFDLKIFPIIMVVLLLLTSFNIRLSRMIWIYIFKNYKS
- a CDS encoding helix-turn-helix domain-containing protein produces the protein MKNYPIYEIQKFNCNEFQDEVYVNTFKKHLVKNSFVEKSHSHNFYLVVFFTSGSGKHTVDFETYTISPNTVFILQPGQIHSWELSEDIDGYILFYTHTFYHLHFATKRMEQYPFFKSLTNHPKVELQRNATTKIGDYFNELISEYQHHFQYKLDKMKTLIDLLLIEITRNYQTTETHQSSTYQQKLAQFEKLLEIHYKTEKAPIFYANQLHISLKHLNRISKEVLNQTVTEIIRRRVILESKRMLTLRQFSISEIAHALGFESASYFSKQFKIQTGMQPKEFVKNTL
- the rnhA gene encoding ribonuclease HI, with product MQYQVYIYTDGASKGNPGPGGYGVVMELAGTSYKKEFYEGFRLTTNNRMELLAVIVGLEKLKNPNTSVLVVSDSKYVVDAVEKGWVFGWEKKYFKDKKNPDLWMRFLKIYRKHQVKFQWIKGHNNHPQNERCDQLAVMASQQEKLSIDTYYEREEQGLL
- the purN gene encoding phosphoribosylglycinamide formyltransferase, which translates into the protein MKKIVLFASGNGSNAENIIIHFKNSNQGTVVGVFSNNLHAKVLDRAKSQAVPTFTFTKSELNEGKVLEELQKIQPDLIVLAGFLLKFPESIIAKFPDKIINVHPALLPKYGGKGMYGRHVHQAVLENNEKETGITIHFVNEHYDEGEFIFQKAVSIENCQSADEIALKIHELEMEHFPKVIESLIE
- a CDS encoding acyl carrier protein; translated protein: MSDIASRVKAIIVDKLGVDENEVVAEASFTNDLGADSLDTVELIMEFEKEFDIQIPDDQAENIATVGQAISYIEEAKK
- the fabF gene encoding beta-ketoacyl-ACP synthase II, producing MQLKRVVVTGLGALTPIGNNLEEYWQALISGKSGAAPITYYDTEKHKTKFACEVKNFNVEDYIDKKEARRMDKFAQYAIVASDEAIKDAGLVLEQLNKYKVGVIWGAGIGGLETFQEEVLNYAKGDGTPRFNPFFIPKMIADIAPGHISMRNGFMGPNYTTVSACASSANALVDAFNYIRLGMCDVIVSGGSEAAVTIAGMGGFNSMQALSTRNESPETASRPFDATRDGFVLGEGAGALVLEEYEHAKARGAKIYCEVGGGGLSSDAYHLTAPHPDGIGVIAVMQNCLNDAGLKPEDIDHINTHGTSTPLGDVAELKAISAVFGEHAKNININSTKSMTGHLLGAAGAIEAIASILAIKNGIIPPTINHSVVDENIDPSLNLTLNKAQKREIKVAMSNTFGFGGHNACVLFKKLEE
- the rnc gene encoding ribonuclease III — translated: MRRIIKKILKKSPSSDQDGVFFDKIHTILGFKPTTLRYYEKAFTHRSANKLDDKGNQISYERLEFLGDAMLGSVIAAHLYNEVPSGDEGYLTKMRSKIVSREHLNELGRDFNLIQFVESKVNPQHFGENIHGNIFEAFIGAIYLDRGYTYCEKFIHNKIIKPYVDIAKLEGKVISYKSLIIEWCQKEKKSFKFDVYEDNGKEGMKFFGVKLYIDEKVVCKARATSKKKAEETAAKRAYFVFQEKISRKNN
- a CDS encoding IPExxxVDY family protein, with protein sequence MANLKLTIDDFYSSDFELIAIHSTVEDFKLAYLINKNLELSLSKNSKEVSIQSTNGIGYFSWFYFDDCKHDLSWNLLSNKTFVANSNTPVGLFNEDQITFHLIPELKKADYLLKIENLDERFNTQKVIENLTKINQISTSYIVDIDNIKSINNLIF
- the pyk gene encoding pyruvate kinase, whose translation is MHTSKKTKIVATLGPACSTKEVMKNMIDAGVNVFRINFSHADYTDVKEKIDIIRELNKEFGYTTSILADLQGPKLRVGVMKEDVIVSKGDIITFTTAEDILGTAERVYMNYKEFPSDVNPGERILLDDGKLIFKVIETDKKTEVKAEVVQGGPLKSKKGVNLPNTKVSLPALTQKDIKDAVFAIENEVDWIALSFVRTPEDLQDLKDLIAQHSSHKIPIVAKIEKPEAVENIDKIVINCDGLMVARGDLGVEVPAQEVPLIQKKLILKAKTARIPVIVATQMMETMITSLTPTRAEVNDVANSVMDGADAVMLSGETSVGNYPVQVIETMTSIIESVEDSSLIQVPHIAPNIRNNRFITKSVCFHAALMADDINAKAITTLTNSGYTAFQISAWRPKSHILVFTSNKRILTQLNLLWGVRAFYYDKFVSTDDTIEDINAICKERKYVKKGDMVINLAAMPIANKGMVNTLRVSEVE
- a CDS encoding outer membrane beta-barrel family protein, with product MKKSFLLLFTLLSYPTIGQNKNTPSTDKQIEEIKVVKTKKAIEHKADRTIFDFASQSHLNSGTVMEGLKKLPGLIASDVAGMMYQGKLLDVYLDSRPLNISSNELTAFLEGMPANSVERIEIITQPGAEFPATSGGAILNIITSKNAKKYLSATYTNSSNFTNYNDFRLRTNNSILLNARNKYFAWQFNVGQNYREAAQWNKVENKSTTTTLLSNTLADRYIRGNYAKTALTFDFKKDRMILNYDVNYNNNTSYTSGEGFNFNSDDLSNTKYFRQSAAWTYQKRFNDKNKKLDFLFNYTNNHSDFNFRSRLNNLALLDNTSNQDYYNFKIDFSQPIKILDEGKVSVGTLYDELHFNTKSQNITNLNYSRRTAATYLEFQAKWNKFDFIVGGRTEDYLIKGNTNTTPLIPFNQFKFFPNASLQYNFMPQIFLNMNYNKKIALPSTSALNPNNTTYQNQNVSYAGNPNLQPTIYDNYEVKISAFDYAYVGYNVSIANNQVVNRISENNNSMFNTSINVSQIKIHNFNIGLPLPYMLFTKGLAETMKFDFNPDKINFLYMYAGYQVQELPDFETNGFWIFNFMSQIILPKDIKFVTNYSYLTSGGNNYYFYIEKPLNHSLDFSFSKKFLNEQLTISLFADDVLNTNESNFSSIGTPVYLENKSDTRRFGFTLNYKLPTKNKLAKEDPNLLNKEKKEDNN